One part of the Gossypium raimondii isolate GPD5lz chromosome 1, ASM2569854v1, whole genome shotgun sequence genome encodes these proteins:
- the LOC105783522 gene encoding 12-oxophytodienoate reductase 1 has product MTTSEENMDFIPALLAPYKMPNFSLSHRIVLAPMSRLRSYNFLAQPHAILYYSQRTTQGGFLIGEASGVSETAQGYQNTSGIWTQQQVEAWKPIVDAVHKKGGIFFCQLWHAGRASDNCFQPDGQPPISCFDGVEIHGANGYLIDQFLKDQVNDRTVEYGGSLENRCRFPLQVVEAVADEIGADRVGIRLSPFADYNDCADSNPEALGLYMAQSLNKYGILYCHMIEPRMITQFESQKTKNSLLPMRKAFKGTFIVAGGYNREEGNEVVAKGGADLVAFGRLFLANPDLPRRFELNAVLNKYDRNTFYTQNPVVGYTDYPFLDPTP; this is encoded by the exons ATGACTACTTCAGAGGAGAATATGGATTTCATTCCTGCCCTCCTCGCTCCTTACAAGATGCCCAATTTTAGTCTCTCTCACAG GATAGTTTTGGCACCCATGTCCAGACTGAGATCCTACAACTTCCTTGCTCAACCTCATGCCATCTTGTATTACTCCCAAAGAACAACGCAGGGTGGTTTCTTGATAGGAGAAGCATCCGGTGTTTCAGAAACTGCTCAAGG CTACCAAAACACCTCTGGCATCTGGACCCAACAACAAGTGGAGGCATGGAAACCAATTGTGGATGCTGTTCATAAGAAAGGGGGCATATTCTTTTGTCAACTATGGCATGCTGGTAGAGCTTCTGATAATT GTTTCCAACCTGATGGTCAGCCTCCAATCTCAT GTTTTGACGGAGTTGAGATTCATGGAGCTAATGGATATCTGATTGATCAGTTCTTGAAGGACCAAGTGAATGATAGAACAGTTGAGTATGGAGGGAGCTTAGAAAATCGTTGCCGCTTCCCTCTACAAGTAGTTGAAGCAGTCGCCGATGAGATTGGAGCCGACAGAGTTGGGATCAGACTATCTCCATTTGCAGATTACAACGACTGTGCCGACTCAAACCCAGAAGCACTTGGCCTTTACATGGCCCAATCCTTGAACAAATACGGGATTTTGTACTGCCATATGATAGAGCCAAGGATGATCACCCAATTCGAGAGTCAAAAAACAAAGAACAGCTTGTTGCCGATGAGAAAGGCTTTCAAAGGAACGTTTATAGTAGCCGGCGGATACAATAGAGAAGAGGGAAATGAAGTGGTTGCTAAGGGTGGAGCGGATCTGGTTGCATTTGGACGCTTGTTTCTGGCAAACCCTGATTTGCCAAGGAGATTTGAGCTCAATGCTGTGCTTAACaagtatgatagaaataccTTTTACACTCAGAATCCTGTTGTTGGTTATACGGACTATCCGTTTCTCGATCCAACCCCATAA